The following coding sequences are from one Halomonas sp. HAL1 window:
- a CDS encoding LacI family DNA-binding transcriptional regulator translates to MKRKSVTSRDVAKLAGVSQSAVSRSFSADAKVAEKTRKRVLEAARELGYRPNSIARSLITRSSRTIAVVAYSLENPFYSVMLEKASRYFQQQGYHLQLFFAPSDNGFATVIDDIIRSQVEGVLMLAITMDSAQAEEVANFGIPFVVINRTVNFDGISQVGSDNYSGGYWAGHYLSSLGHRRIAYLAGLPDSSTDLQRQAGFLKGLADVGVDCYAMEVGNYRYADACHATRRLFANSTPPDALFCANDLMAIAAIDTLRHEFGLAVPDDVSVIGFDDIPMADWPSHSLTTLKQPVELMVLKATELLMAQINQIDINTEHIMLPVTPMLRNSTRRSARHPKENLEEVSDAHHPSAR, encoded by the coding sequence ATGAAAAGAAAATCCGTAACCTCCCGCGATGTGGCGAAGTTAGCTGGTGTGTCTCAGTCAGCAGTGAGTCGCAGCTTTTCAGCTGATGCCAAGGTGGCGGAGAAAACGCGCAAAAGGGTGTTGGAGGCAGCCCGGGAACTAGGATATCGCCCCAACTCCATTGCGCGCTCGCTGATTACCAGATCGAGTCGTACCATTGCTGTAGTGGCTTACAGCCTCGAAAATCCTTTCTACAGTGTCATGCTGGAAAAGGCGTCACGCTACTTTCAGCAACAGGGCTACCATCTTCAGCTTTTTTTTGCTCCGTCAGATAACGGTTTCGCTACGGTAATTGACGACATAATTAGAAGCCAAGTCGAGGGGGTGCTGATGCTGGCGATAACCATGGATAGCGCCCAGGCAGAGGAGGTGGCGAATTTTGGTATTCCTTTCGTTGTCATCAATCGTACTGTCAATTTTGATGGTATAAGCCAAGTCGGCAGTGATAACTACAGCGGGGGGTATTGGGCAGGTCACTACCTTTCCTCCCTTGGTCATCGCCGTATTGCCTATCTGGCAGGGTTGCCAGACTCTTCCACCGACCTCCAGCGGCAAGCCGGCTTTCTGAAAGGACTTGCCGATGTGGGTGTGGATTGCTATGCGATGGAGGTCGGTAACTACCGGTACGCAGATGCCTGCCATGCAACGAGGCGCCTGTTTGCTAATTCAACACCACCGGATGCGCTGTTTTGTGCTAACGATCTGATGGCAATCGCTGCTATTGATACCTTGCGGCATGAATTCGGGCTTGCAGTGCCTGATGACGTCTCGGTCATTGGTTTCGACGATATACCGATGGCGGATTGGCCGAGTCATTCCCTGACAACCCTGAAACAGCCGGTGGAATTAATGGTCTTGAAGGCTACTGAGCTACTGATGGCGCAAATCAATCAGATCGACATTAATACGGAGCACATCATGCTCCCGGTAACGCCAATGCTGCGAAACAGCACCCGCCGCTCGGCACGCCATCCTAAGGAGAACCTAGAAGAGGTGAGCGATGCACATCATCCTAGCGCCAGATAG
- a CDS encoding gamma carbonic anhydrase family protein: MPVYRLEGNVPEIATGAMVMEEATLIGRIHLAHEVSVWPGAVLRGDNEPITVGEGSNLQDGCVIHTDPGYPVDIGCQVTVGHLAMLHGCKIGDGVLVGMNATVLNGAEIGDHCIIGASALVTSGKRFPPRSLIVGVPAKVVRELTDDEVQGALDNSKVYVKKIDQYRSLEKL; this comes from the coding sequence ATGCCAGTATATCGACTAGAAGGTAACGTTCCCGAGATAGCGACAGGTGCCATGGTGATGGAAGAAGCTACGCTAATCGGGCGTATTCATCTTGCTCACGAAGTCTCTGTCTGGCCTGGCGCAGTGCTACGAGGGGATAATGAACCTATCACCGTCGGGGAAGGCAGCAATCTGCAAGATGGCTGTGTGATACATACCGACCCTGGTTACCCGGTCGACATCGGCTGTCAGGTGACCGTAGGGCACCTAGCCATGTTACATGGTTGTAAAATCGGCGATGGCGTACTAGTGGGCATGAACGCAACGGTACTCAATGGTGCGGAAATTGGTGATCATTGCATCATAGGTGCCAGCGCTTTGGTCACCTCGGGCAAACGATTCCCTCCACGCTCTTTAATCGTAGGTGTGCCCGCTAAGGTGGTCAGAGAGCTAACCGATGATGAAGTGCAAGGAGCATTAGATAACAGCAAAGTTTACGTGAAAAAGATCGACCAGTATCGGTCTCTTGAAAAGCTTTAA
- a CDS encoding 3-keto-5-aminohexanoate cleavage protein → MANKRKVIITCAVTGAIHTPSMSPHLPVTPEEIAEAGIAAAEAGASILHLHARDPDNGKPTQDPAVFERFLPRIKKATDAVINLTTGGSPHMTVEERMRPAMEFKPELASMNMGSMNFGLFPMLNRYEDLKHDWERAHLENSRDLVFKNTFADIEKAMTLGAENGTRFECECYDIGHLYNLRNLMDRGIISGKVFVQSVFGILGGIGPHPEDVMHMRRTANRLFGDDYEWSVLGAGGNQMRIAAQAAAIGGHVRVGLEDSLWLSPGKLAESNAAQVAKVREILEGLSFEIATPDEAREILQLKGGDQVGF, encoded by the coding sequence ATGGCTAATAAACGTAAAGTCATAATCACCTGTGCCGTAACCGGTGCCATCCATACGCCCTCCATGTCGCCACACCTACCGGTAACACCTGAAGAGATTGCTGAGGCTGGTATCGCTGCCGCTGAGGCAGGCGCTTCCATACTTCACCTTCATGCCCGCGATCCCGATAACGGTAAGCCCACACAAGATCCAGCTGTCTTCGAGCGGTTTCTACCGCGTATCAAGAAAGCTACCGACGCGGTCATCAACCTTACCACTGGTGGCAGCCCTCACATGACCGTTGAGGAACGTATGCGGCCAGCCATGGAGTTTAAGCCTGAGCTTGCCTCTATGAACATGGGGTCGATGAACTTTGGGCTTTTTCCCATGCTTAACCGATATGAGGATCTCAAGCACGATTGGGAGCGTGCCCATCTTGAGAATAGTCGCGACCTAGTGTTCAAGAACACTTTCGCCGATATCGAAAAGGCCATGACACTTGGTGCAGAGAACGGCACTCGCTTTGAATGTGAATGCTACGATATTGGCCATCTTTACAATTTACGCAATTTGATGGATCGCGGCATTATTAGTGGAAAAGTCTTCGTGCAGAGTGTGTTCGGCATCCTGGGCGGTATCGGCCCCCACCCCGAGGATGTTATGCATATGCGCCGAACCGCCAACCGCTTATTCGGTGATGACTACGAGTGGTCAGTGCTGGGTGCCGGAGGCAACCAGATGCGGATTGCTGCTCAGGCGGCAGCCATTGGAGGCCATGTTCGCGTCGGCCTTGAAGACTCACTATGGCTTTCTCCGGGCAAGTTAGCCGAAAGCAACGCGGCACAAGTAGCCAAAGTACGCGAAATTCTCGAAGGCCTTTCCTTTGAAATAGCAACGCCCGACGAAGCACGCGAGATACTTCAACTTAAAGGTGGCGACCAAGTCGGCTTCTAG
- a CDS encoding 3-hydroxyacyl-CoA dehydrogenase: MTARIGIIGAGLIGRAWAIVFARSGMSVCLYDVDANALGQVRDGIRQSLQDLLQAGLIEDIEAPLSLIQTENNLAHAMRGVEYVQECGPEDIDAKRRIYSELESVVAIDTVLASSTSGIAASRFTNHLKHPERCLVAHPVNPPYLIPLVEVAPSPDTSEAAVNRTMQLMEQAQQTPILVRKEVQGFILNRLQGALLNEALRLFRDGYVSAEDLDKTVKHGLGLRWSFMGPFETIDLNAPNGVVDYGQRYGPLYRDVDRQRSDDDPWDTATLAALGQERRSQLPSEGLAERQAWRDRRLMALMAHQRHIDT; the protein is encoded by the coding sequence ATGACAGCACGTATAGGAATTATCGGCGCAGGCTTGATTGGTCGGGCTTGGGCCATTGTCTTTGCACGAAGCGGAATGTCTGTATGTCTCTATGATGTTGATGCTAACGCTCTCGGCCAAGTCCGAGACGGCATTCGGCAATCTCTTCAAGACTTACTTCAAGCTGGCCTAATTGAAGATATTGAGGCTCCGCTATCTCTTATCCAGACAGAAAACAATCTGGCGCATGCTATGAGGGGTGTTGAGTACGTTCAGGAATGTGGGCCAGAAGACATTGATGCCAAACGACGTATCTATTCAGAACTTGAGTCGGTGGTGGCCATAGATACCGTGTTGGCTAGCTCTACCTCCGGCATCGCTGCGTCTCGGTTCACAAACCATCTGAAACACCCTGAGCGCTGCTTAGTAGCACACCCCGTCAATCCGCCTTACTTGATTCCACTCGTCGAAGTAGCCCCATCACCTGACACTTCGGAAGCAGCGGTGAACCGCACCATGCAACTGATGGAACAGGCTCAGCAAACCCCGATACTGGTTCGGAAGGAAGTCCAAGGCTTCATTCTCAATCGTTTGCAAGGCGCATTGTTGAACGAAGCGCTACGCCTGTTTCGCGATGGCTATGTTTCCGCTGAGGATCTGGATAAGACAGTTAAACACGGACTTGGCCTGCGTTGGTCGTTTATGGGGCCTTTCGAGACCATCGACCTCAATGCGCCTAATGGAGTCGTCGATTACGGCCAGCGCTATGGGCCACTTTACCGCGATGTCGACCGTCAGCGCAGCGATGATGACCCCTGGGATACCGCAACCCTGGCTGCCTTGGGCCAAGAACGCCGGTCACAGCTACCTTCCGAAGGTCTAGCTGAGCGACAAGCTTGGCGCGACCGACGCCTAATGGCGCTGATGGCTCATCAGCGCCATATCGATACCTAA
- a CDS encoding SDR family oxidoreductase, protein MTVVESLTPRHGLRVLITAGANGIGLAIAKAFQEAGARVHVCDIDTQALASLPEGISHTVADVSKEEDVDRLFQDVASLGGLDVVVNNAGIAGPTAGIDEIDNDAWTRTIDINLNGQYRVAHRATPLLKESQGLLINLASVAGRLGFAYRTPYAASKWAVVGLTKSLAIELGPEGVRVNAILPGIVRGPRIEKVIEDRAAKRGLSYAEMEQENLSKISMRRMVEPSDIASMALFLAAPGGTNISGQALSVCANVESL, encoded by the coding sequence ATGACCGTTGTAGAAAGTTTAACGCCACGCCATGGCCTCAGAGTGCTGATTACCGCTGGTGCCAATGGTATCGGTTTAGCAATCGCTAAGGCCTTCCAGGAGGCGGGCGCACGAGTGCACGTTTGTGATATCGACACCCAGGCCTTGGCCTCGCTGCCGGAGGGCATCTCACACACTGTGGCGGATGTCAGCAAAGAGGAAGACGTCGACCGGCTGTTCCAAGATGTCGCCTCTCTGGGTGGGCTTGATGTCGTCGTTAATAATGCTGGCATCGCAGGGCCCACTGCGGGGATCGATGAGATCGATAATGACGCCTGGACCCGTACTATCGACATCAATCTCAATGGTCAGTACCGGGTTGCTCACCGCGCGACGCCGTTACTGAAGGAAAGCCAGGGGCTGTTGATCAACTTGGCATCAGTCGCAGGTCGCCTGGGCTTTGCATACCGCACTCCTTATGCCGCCAGCAAATGGGCTGTCGTCGGACTGACTAAGAGCTTGGCAATTGAGCTCGGCCCAGAAGGGGTGAGAGTCAACGCAATTCTACCTGGCATCGTGCGTGGACCGCGTATCGAAAAGGTCATTGAAGACCGAGCGGCCAAGCGTGGGCTTAGCTATGCCGAAATGGAGCAGGAAAATCTTTCTAAGATATCTATGCGCCGCATGGTTGAACCCTCTGATATTGCGTCTATGGCCCTGTTCCTGGCGGCACCTGGTGGTACCAATATTTCAGGGCAGGCGCTGAGTGTCTGCGCCAACGTTGAGTCTTTGTGA
- a CDS encoding TRAP transporter large permease, with protein sequence MALLLFLLLISLFIIGVPIALSLGLASAITIWHGDLSPMLIVPQQLIASVNSFPLMAIPFFILAGSLMQSGGISRRLVDFSNTLVGSMTGGLAMVAIVTSLFFAAISGSGAATTAAIGSILIPAMLAKGYPGGYTAANQAASGALGVIIPPSIPLILYGIAANVSVGDMFIAGILPGILVTLTLLIFAYFFAKANGLAGSIEKSSWMDVLRAGRKAILAILMPVIILGGIYSGIFTPTEAAVIAVAYSFLIGFVIYKEIKLSSLVDILKQSAVTSAIVLSIIGAAGLYGRMLQRLRVPDMVSQFAISAIDSPLLFIILANLLLLFAGMFIEAAAAILIFVPILLPIAISFGFDPVHFGIIMVVNLAMGMFTPPVGLNLFVASQIANISIARLTWSVLPFVGIVLINLLIISLLPFLSTWLPSL encoded by the coding sequence ATGGCACTGCTCTTGTTCCTACTGCTGATTTCGTTGTTCATCATCGGCGTACCCATTGCTCTCTCTCTCGGGCTAGCTTCTGCGATAACTATTTGGCATGGGGATTTATCACCCATGTTGATCGTTCCCCAACAACTCATCGCTTCGGTGAACTCCTTCCCGTTGATGGCGATACCCTTCTTCATCCTCGCGGGTTCCTTGATGCAGAGTGGTGGAATATCCCGGCGTCTGGTCGACTTCTCCAACACCCTGGTCGGCAGTATGACGGGCGGCTTGGCGATGGTGGCCATCGTCACTTCACTTTTCTTCGCGGCCATCTCAGGATCTGGCGCAGCCACAACCGCTGCCATCGGCTCCATCTTGATACCGGCCATGCTGGCCAAGGGTTACCCTGGAGGCTATACCGCCGCCAACCAAGCTGCCTCCGGCGCCCTTGGCGTCATTATCCCGCCCAGCATCCCGCTGATTCTTTACGGGATAGCTGCCAATGTGTCCGTGGGGGATATGTTCATCGCAGGCATTCTGCCCGGCATCCTAGTAACGCTGACTCTGCTGATCTTTGCCTACTTCTTCGCCAAGGCGAATGGTTTGGCTGGGAGTATCGAAAAGAGTTCTTGGATGGACGTCCTGCGAGCGGGGCGCAAGGCGATCCTGGCAATCCTTATGCCAGTCATCATCTTGGGCGGTATCTACAGTGGCATATTCACGCCGACTGAAGCCGCAGTCATCGCGGTGGCTTACTCTTTCCTGATCGGGTTTGTCATCTATAAGGAAATCAAACTGAGCAGCCTGGTTGATATCCTCAAACAATCGGCTGTTACCAGCGCTATTGTGCTAAGCATCATCGGCGCTGCAGGACTCTATGGTCGTATGCTTCAGCGGCTAAGGGTGCCTGATATGGTGTCCCAATTCGCAATATCGGCCATCGACAGCCCACTACTGTTCATTATCCTGGCCAATCTCCTGCTGTTGTTTGCAGGAATGTTTATTGAGGCAGCAGCGGCGATCCTGATCTTCGTGCCTATCCTGTTGCCCATTGCGATCAGCTTCGGATTCGACCCTGTCCACTTCGGGATCATAATGGTGGTCAACCTGGCCATGGGAATGTTCACCCCACCGGTCGGCCTCAACCTCTTCGTGGCATCACAGATAGCTAATATTAGTATCGCTCGACTCACCTGGTCCGTACTGCCCTTTGTAGGAATCGTACTCATCAATCTTCTGATTATCAGCCTGCTGCCTTTCCTGTCTACTTGGCTGCCTTCGCTGTAA
- a CDS encoding TRAP transporter small permease, with amino-acid sequence MKSYLLLAHRAIDEFNRLIGWILAGLLLVMTVLIFWQVFARFVVGSPLFFSDEIARFSMLWLTFLGAGYAYRKGTLISVDILLEHAGRTLARLLRIAIILCSALFAFILIKHGYDLMDRVASQTAPSTRISMMWPYMAIPAGGVVIMINSLGLLLDEALNIHNQPKQEVN; translated from the coding sequence ATGAAGTCTTATCTACTACTGGCCCACAGAGCCATTGATGAGTTTAACCGTCTGATCGGCTGGATATTGGCCGGGTTGTTGTTAGTGATGACGGTACTCATCTTCTGGCAGGTATTTGCCCGTTTTGTCGTAGGCAGCCCGCTGTTCTTCTCAGATGAAATAGCCCGCTTCTCCATGCTCTGGTTGACCTTTCTCGGAGCTGGATATGCCTATCGTAAGGGCACACTAATCTCCGTGGACATCTTACTGGAACACGCCGGGAGAACACTGGCGCGCCTGCTGCGAATTGCCATCATCCTGTGTTCCGCTCTCTTCGCCTTTATCTTGATTAAACACGGTTACGACCTGATGGATCGGGTCGCCAGCCAGACAGCACCCAGTACTCGAATTTCCATGATGTGGCCTTACATGGCCATTCCCGCTGGAGGCGTGGTTATCATGATCAATAGCCTGGGGCTGTTGCTTGATGAGGCACTCAATATTCACAATCAGCCCAAGCAGGAGGTGAACTGA
- a CDS encoding DctP family TRAP transporter solute-binding subunit, translating into MKLFLPLTSLAAAIALAASTQAVAQTERVINVSLPLGPDSQQGIGVLKFGDELERLSEGRLTIEPHYDNALGAEREVVEGMGFGIIDAGISSTGPMGGFVDEFMLFDLPYVFENHEHAYAFLDSEHGEELARLAEEGMNVKFLAWMENGFRHNTNSVRPIEKPSDLEGINHRTQESRVQVDTWEALGANATPMAWTEVYTALQQGVMDSQENPLATIYDVNFYEVQDYLNMTQHVYSPAPLMMGLDLFNSFSEEDQAIIMEVPCRYSVRPARS; encoded by the coding sequence ATGAAGCTTTTCCTTCCTCTCACATCTTTGGCCGCTGCCATCGCTTTGGCCGCTTCAACCCAAGCTGTTGCACAAACAGAACGTGTTATCAATGTGAGTCTACCGCTCGGCCCTGACTCACAGCAGGGTATTGGGGTTCTTAAGTTTGGTGACGAGCTTGAGCGCCTCTCAGAAGGCCGACTGACCATTGAGCCCCACTACGACAACGCATTGGGTGCTGAACGCGAAGTCGTTGAAGGCATGGGCTTTGGCATCATCGATGCGGGCATTTCCTCCACCGGTCCGATGGGAGGCTTCGTCGATGAATTCATGCTCTTTGACTTACCCTACGTCTTCGAGAACCACGAGCATGCCTATGCCTTTCTAGACAGCGAACATGGCGAGGAGCTCGCACGGCTGGCCGAGGAAGGCATGAACGTGAAGTTCCTGGCGTGGATGGAGAACGGCTTCCGCCACAACACCAACTCGGTACGTCCAATCGAGAAACCCAGCGATCTGGAAGGCATTAACCACCGCACACAGGAAAGTCGCGTCCAGGTCGATACCTGGGAAGCACTGGGTGCTAACGCGACGCCCATGGCATGGACCGAGGTTTACACCGCCCTCCAGCAAGGTGTTATGGATAGCCAGGAAAACCCCTTGGCCACCATCTATGACGTTAACTTTTACGAAGTTCAGGACTACCTGAACATGACACAACACGTCTATTCGCCAGCGCCACTGATGATGGGCCTGGATCTGTTCAATTCTTTCAGCGAAGAAGACCAGGCGATCATCATGGAGGTGCCTTGCCGGTACAGCGTGAGGCCAGCCAGGAGTTAG
- a CDS encoding FadR/GntR family transcriptional regulator produces MPSSVEKVSPTAPSNERPDGKGQKLSDRVYGDIVDRIIQREFGEGERLPSEEQLASHYGVSRPIVREALARLRDDALIRSQRGAGSFVQRRPDRAMLEFAPLESLADIQRCFEFRIAVETEAARLAAIKATEEERVALTQALALLEQRIRDNALGVDADFNFHLSIAHATHNRFFSDTLLSLKSAITYGQNMARGLGLRRPERHVPEVQVEHRDIHDAILAEDAERAAFCMQHHLSSSRRRVFEG; encoded by the coding sequence ATGCCTTCATCCGTGGAAAAAGTCTCGCCGACGGCGCCCTCCAACGAGAGGCCGGATGGTAAGGGCCAGAAGCTTAGCGATCGGGTTTACGGTGATATCGTCGACCGAATTATTCAGCGTGAATTCGGTGAAGGTGAACGATTGCCATCAGAGGAGCAATTGGCATCTCATTACGGCGTGTCTCGTCCTATCGTGCGCGAAGCATTGGCTAGACTGCGCGATGATGCACTGATTCGCTCGCAACGTGGCGCAGGAAGTTTCGTACAGCGGCGCCCCGATCGTGCCATGCTGGAGTTCGCTCCGCTGGAAAGCCTAGCCGATATCCAACGCTGCTTTGAGTTTCGCATCGCCGTGGAAACCGAGGCCGCACGACTCGCGGCCATCAAGGCAACAGAAGAGGAGCGCGTGGCACTGACCCAAGCACTGGCATTGCTTGAACAGCGTATCCGCGACAATGCGCTGGGGGTAGATGCCGATTTCAACTTCCATCTATCCATCGCTCACGCCACGCACAACCGGTTTTTCTCCGATACCCTGTTGTCCCTTAAGTCAGCCATCACATATGGCCAGAACATGGCGCGCGGTCTTGGCTTGCGACGCCCTGAGCGCCATGTCCCCGAAGTACAAGTCGAACACCGTGATATCCATGATGCCATCCTCGCTGAAGATGCCGAACGTGCCGCTTTTTGTATGCAGCATCACTTGAGTAGTTCGCGTCGACGCGTCTTTGAGGGATAG
- a CDS encoding tripartite tricarboxylate transporter substrate binding protein produces MTFTYKTLALSVTAISALSVAGLAQAEYPEDDITYIIPFDPGGESDVTARFQEPVLEDVLGVSVNVTHRPGGGGAVAWSEFQNNAEPDGYEIIGVNIPHIIGQPIQRNDAGYTTDDWRIVTFFHSTPNALIVSDDSPYDTLDDLIEDAKENPEAITLGGSGTYSANHLDMLRFEQEADINLTYIPFSGTGPLKGALEGGHVAGIFNYTMLGTEMADSVKVLAVAAEERVKALPDAPTFKEQGYDIVGGAYRGVAVPKDTPDDVVATLEEAFAEANRQITERQEPLGFVMEYITGDEVDEVMAMLREAYGPILEEAE; encoded by the coding sequence ATGACGTTTACCTACAAGACACTTGCGTTGTCCGTAACGGCTATCAGTGCCCTCAGTGTTGCTGGCTTGGCCCAGGCCGAGTACCCGGAAGACGACATCACCTACATCATTCCCTTCGATCCAGGCGGTGAATCCGATGTAACAGCACGTTTTCAGGAACCCGTACTTGAAGACGTCCTTGGCGTTTCGGTCAATGTGACGCATCGACCAGGCGGCGGCGGTGCCGTGGCGTGGAGCGAGTTCCAGAATAACGCCGAGCCCGATGGCTACGAGATCATCGGCGTGAACATTCCCCATATCATCGGCCAGCCAATACAGCGTAATGATGCTGGTTACACGACTGACGACTGGCGAATCGTGACGTTTTTCCACTCAACGCCCAATGCGTTGATCGTTTCTGACGATAGCCCCTATGACACCTTGGACGACCTGATTGAGGACGCTAAGGAAAACCCCGAAGCCATCACACTGGGGGGCAGTGGCACCTATAGTGCCAACCATCTGGACATGCTGCGCTTCGAACAAGAAGCCGATATAAACCTAACCTACATCCCCTTCTCAGGTACTGGGCCGCTTAAAGGTGCGCTTGAAGGCGGTCATGTCGCCGGGATCTTTAATTACACCATGCTCGGTACTGAAATGGCCGATAGCGTTAAGGTGTTGGCCGTAGCCGCCGAGGAACGTGTTAAGGCACTGCCTGATGCGCCCACCTTCAAGGAACAGGGCTACGATATCGTCGGAGGTGCCTACCGCGGTGTCGCGGTGCCGAAGGACACACCCGATGACGTGGTGGCTACCCTAGAAGAAGCCTTCGCTGAAGCCAATCGTCAAATCACTGAAAGGCAGGAGCCGTTGGGCTTCGTGATGGAGTACATCACCGGTGACGAAGTTGATGAAGTAATGGCCATGCTACGCGAGGCCTACGGTCCGATCCTCGAAGAAGCCGAGTAA
- a CDS encoding tripartite tricarboxylate transporter permease → MDMLLEALTSLLTFESMLTVLIGVSAGLFIGAMPGLTATMALAMLLPFTFSMEALQGLIALGAVYMGSIYGGAFTAILINTPGTPSSIATTFDGYPMARQGRAYEALAAATIASVVGGIVGVIFLLILAPPLARLAVAFGPSEMFWVAMLGLTLVASLSSDSLLKGLLGGCIGILLSTIGVSPVGGESRFTFGYPPLQGGIELIVALIGLFVIPELLTMSAEGRGALPDGGELRKKEVSIGKIAKHIFRKPANLIRSCLIGQVIAIIPGAGGNVTSLVAYNEARRFSKDPKSFGKGNVDGVVASESSNNVMVAGSMVPLLTLGIPGAPPDAIILGVLLMHGLRPGLDLFTQSGVLTNGFILSMGLAALMLLPVGLLGGRVIHRVVIRTPYYFLVPSIAMVTILGTFALRNSMLDVGIMLILGTAGYFLRLIGIQAAPIVLGLILGGIAEQGYVQTLMAAVVDPIPWLRLVSNPLSMVLAGLVVLGAATALVPMWLARKGLLDKVDANDSGGSS, encoded by the coding sequence ATGGATATGTTACTGGAGGCGCTGACCTCCCTTCTGACTTTTGAGAGCATGTTGACCGTCCTGATCGGAGTGTCGGCGGGACTTTTCATCGGTGCCATGCCCGGGCTCACGGCGACGATGGCACTTGCCATGTTGCTGCCCTTCACGTTCTCGATGGAGGCCTTGCAGGGGTTGATCGCTTTAGGTGCAGTCTACATGGGCTCTATCTATGGCGGGGCGTTCACCGCCATTCTGATCAATACCCCCGGTACCCCCTCGTCCATTGCCACGACTTTCGATGGCTACCCCATGGCACGTCAGGGCCGTGCCTATGAGGCTCTGGCAGCGGCCACCATCGCCTCGGTGGTGGGCGGTATTGTCGGGGTCATATTCCTATTGATCCTCGCGCCGCCGCTTGCGCGGCTGGCAGTCGCCTTCGGACCATCGGAGATGTTCTGGGTGGCGATGTTGGGGCTAACACTAGTCGCCAGCCTGTCAAGCGACTCCCTACTTAAAGGCCTGCTGGGAGGTTGTATCGGCATCCTGCTGAGCACGATCGGGGTATCGCCAGTCGGCGGTGAGAGTCGCTTCACTTTTGGCTACCCGCCATTACAAGGCGGCATCGAGCTGATTGTAGCGCTGATCGGGCTTTTCGTGATCCCCGAGTTGCTGACCATGTCGGCGGAGGGACGCGGCGCCCTGCCCGACGGAGGCGAACTGCGTAAGAAAGAGGTCTCCATCGGCAAGATTGCGAAGCATATCTTCCGCAAACCGGCCAATCTTATCCGCTCGTGTTTGATCGGCCAGGTCATCGCTATCATCCCCGGCGCCGGGGGCAATGTCACCAGCCTAGTGGCCTATAACGAAGCGCGGCGTTTCTCTAAGGACCCTAAAAGTTTTGGCAAGGGCAACGTCGATGGCGTGGTGGCGTCGGAATCGAGTAATAACGTGATGGTCGCCGGCAGCATGGTACCACTACTGACGTTGGGCATTCCCGGCGCGCCGCCTGATGCCATCATCCTCGGGGTATTGCTGATGCATGGCCTGCGTCCAGGACTCGATCTCTTCACTCAGTCGGGTGTGCTGACCAATGGCTTCATACTCTCGATGGGGCTGGCCGCGTTAATGCTATTACCTGTCGGGCTATTGGGGGGACGTGTAATTCACCGCGTGGTGATTCGCACACCTTACTACTTCCTGGTACCGAGCATCGCCATGGTGACCATTCTCGGTACCTTTGCTCTGCGTAATAGCATGCTCGATGTCGGGATTATGCTGATCCTTGGCACGGCCGGGTATTTCCTGCGGTTGATCGGCATCCAGGCCGCGCCCATCGTGCTTGGTTTGATACTCGGCGGGATAGCCGAGCAAGGCTATGTCCAAACGCTGATGGCGGCAGTCGTCGATCCGATTCCTTGGCTAAGGTTGGTGAGCAACCCACTCTCTATGGTACTTGCGGGTCTAGTCGTGCTAGGCGCGGCGACTGCGCTGGTGCCCATGTGGCTGGCACGCAAGGGGCTATTGGATAAGGTTGATGCTAATGACAGTGGAGGCTCGTCATGA
- a CDS encoding tripartite tricarboxylate transporter TctB family protein, translated as MILRLNTDIASGALGLVFGAVLWFPRGDIGRLSIIFPRAILLVLALISIALIVKGFIKPSGRQIEITGSPRRLITVMIGFFVWWGVVEILGFLLTTVIAFFTLTWYLASVETAVTWQRMLKWTPVILVLVGVFYLTFTEVLNVRLPTGLFL; from the coding sequence ATGATTCTGCGTCTGAATACCGATATCGCCTCAGGTGCTCTCGGTCTGGTGTTTGGCGCCGTATTGTGGTTCCCGCGGGGTGATATTGGGCGGCTGAGTATCATCTTTCCACGCGCCATTCTGTTGGTCCTCGCGTTGATCTCGATCGCCTTGATCGTCAAAGGGTTTATCAAGCCGAGTGGCCGCCAGATCGAGATTACCGGCAGTCCGCGGCGACTGATCACCGTCATGATTGGCTTTTTTGTGTGGTGGGGCGTGGTCGAGATCCTGGGTTTCCTGCTAACGACGGTGATCGCCTTCTTTACGCTCACCTGGTATCTGGCCAGTGTGGAGACAGCGGTTACCTGGCAACGCATGTTGAAGTGGACCCCGGTGATCCTAGTACTGGTCGGTGTCTTTTACCTGACCTTTACGGAGGTGCTCAATGTGCGCCTGCCGACGGGACTGTTCTTATAA